From a single Pseudomonas sp. A34-9 genomic region:
- a CDS encoding sensor domain-containing diguanylate cyclase, with translation MKRDTHLVILLLLVIGCSLASLTIWKVLSSRDRALEEVNVHGLNLTQALETYSEGIVRQSSLLLLGLVERLETEGSGPAQIQRLSALINRQQPLMPQLSGITIYDRHGHWLMSSNRPIPVGANSSDRAYFVHHRDDASREPFIGPPIRSRSNQEWVITVSRRFNDDRGEFAGVVAVTLGVENFLRLFGKLDIGQDGAIGLSYTDGTLLVRYPFREQDMGRNFSKSPIYAKYLVDQSVGTASYTSSLDGVERLYAFRKSEKLPLITTVAIGKREALTAWRTEALLSAVVVAGLLGLTGLIGWFLILDIRRRTQVEGELRIAQQQLLGSNRQLELLAMKDALTGLANRRCFDQTLATEALRARRDGSSLALLMIDIDYFKRFNDALGHVAGDACLQAVATVLDECVRRPSDLVARYGGEEFAVIMPDTGIDGAAVVAQMIIERLQQANIAHPTSPVARVSLSIGIAAARGSHLDPVHGLIESADQALYQAKTAGRNRFMASRAQRLLDVDGQQATDA, from the coding sequence GTGAAGCGTGATACCCACCTCGTCATCCTCTTGCTGCTGGTCATCGGCTGCTCTCTGGCGTCGCTGACCATCTGGAAAGTCCTGTCTTCGCGCGATCGCGCGCTGGAAGAGGTCAACGTGCACGGGTTGAACCTGACCCAGGCACTCGAGACCTATTCCGAGGGCATCGTCCGGCAAAGTTCGCTGCTGTTGCTCGGACTGGTCGAACGCCTGGAAACCGAAGGCAGTGGCCCCGCGCAGATCCAGCGCCTGAGTGCATTGATCAACCGCCAGCAACCGCTGATGCCACAGCTGAGCGGTATTACCATCTATGACCGCCATGGCCACTGGCTGATGTCGTCGAACCGGCCGATCCCGGTGGGCGCCAACAGCAGTGATCGGGCCTATTTCGTTCATCATCGCGACGATGCGAGCCGCGAACCCTTTATCGGGCCGCCCATCCGCAGCCGTTCCAATCAGGAATGGGTGATCACCGTCAGCCGCCGTTTCAATGACGATCGCGGCGAGTTTGCCGGGGTCGTGGCCGTGACCCTGGGCGTGGAAAACTTTTTGCGTCTGTTCGGCAAACTCGACATCGGCCAGGACGGGGCCATCGGCTTGTCGTATACCGACGGCACGTTGCTGGTGCGCTATCCCTTCCGCGAGCAGGACATGGGCCGCAACTTTTCCAAGTCGCCGATTTACGCCAAGTACCTGGTCGATCAATCGGTCGGCACCGCGTCTTATACCTCCAGCCTGGATGGCGTCGAACGCCTCTACGCCTTCCGCAAAAGTGAAAAATTGCCACTGATTACCACGGTCGCCATCGGCAAGCGTGAAGCGCTCACGGCGTGGCGAACCGAGGCACTGCTGTCGGCGGTGGTAGTGGCGGGGTTGTTGGGGCTCACCGGCCTGATCGGCTGGTTCTTGATCCTCGACATCCGGCGCCGGACCCAGGTGGAAGGCGAACTGCGCATCGCTCAGCAGCAGTTGCTCGGCTCCAATCGGCAACTGGAACTGTTGGCCATGAAGGATGCGCTGACCGGTCTGGCGAATCGGCGCTGCTTCGACCAGACCCTGGCCACAGAGGCGCTGCGGGCAAGGCGCGACGGCTCGTCACTGGCGTTGCTGATGATCGATATCGACTATTTCAAACGCTTCAATGATGCGCTCGGGCACGTGGCCGGCGACGCCTGTCTGCAAGCCGTCGCTACCGTGCTGGATGAGTGTGTGCGGCGACCGTCAGACCTGGTCGCGCGTTACGGCGGCGAAGAGTTCGCGGTCATCATGCCCGACACCGGCATCGACGGTGCCGCCGTGGTGGCGCAGATGATCATTGAGCGTTTACAGCAAGCAAACATTGCCCACCCCACCAGTCCCGTGGCCCGCGTGAGCCTGAGTATCGGCATCGCCGCCGCGCGCGGTTCCCACCTGGACCCTGTGCACGGTTTGATCGAGTCAGCCGATCAGGCGCTGTATCAAGCGAAGACCGCCGGGCGCAACCGGTTCATGGCATCCCGGGCGCAGCGCCTACTCGACGTCGATGGACAGCAGGCCACTGACGCGTGA
- the ycaC gene encoding isochorismate family cysteine hydrolase YcaC has translation MTTPTYNRLNKDDAIVLLVDHQTGLISLVQDFSPNEFKNNVLALADLAKFFELPTILTTSFEQGPNGPLVPELKEMFPDAPYIARPGQINAWDNEDFVKAIKATGRKQIIIAGVVTDVCVAFPTLSALAEGFDVFVVTDASGTFNTTVQQAAWSRMTQAGAQMMNWFSVACELHRDWRNDIEGLGNLLSQRIPNYRNLMNSYSALTAQQK, from the coding sequence ATGACCACTCCAACCTACAACCGCCTGAACAAAGACGACGCCATTGTGCTGCTGGTCGATCACCAGACCGGTCTGATTTCTCTGGTACAGGACTTCTCGCCCAACGAATTCAAGAACAACGTGCTGGCCCTGGCCGATCTGGCCAAGTTCTTCGAACTGCCGACCATCCTCACCACCAGTTTCGAACAAGGCCCGAACGGCCCGCTGGTACCAGAACTGAAAGAGATGTTCCCGGACGCGCCGTACATCGCTCGTCCTGGTCAGATCAACGCCTGGGACAACGAAGATTTTGTGAAGGCGATCAAAGCCACCGGCCGCAAGCAAATCATCATTGCCGGTGTAGTGACGGATGTCTGCGTAGCGTTCCCGACCTTGTCGGCACTGGCGGAAGGGTTTGATGTGTTTGTGGTGACTGACGCCTCCGGCACCTTCAACACCACCGTGCAACAAGCTGCGTGGAGCCGCATGACCCAGGCCGGCGCACAGATGATGAACTGGTTCTCGGTGGCCTGTGAGCTGCACCGCGACTGGCGCAACGACATTGAAGGGCTGGGTAACTTGCTGTCGCAGCGAATCCCCAACTACCGCAACCTGATGAACAGCTACTCGGCGCTGACCGCTCAGCAGAAGTAA
- a CDS encoding MacB family efflux pump subunit gives MTEPLLQLTGITRSFTAGDREFLALKNINLTIHAGEMVAIIGASGSGKSTLMNILGCLDYATAGSYKINGQETRDLDNQALAELRRDYFGFIFQRYHLLPHLSAMHNVEMPAIYAGTPQLQRHARARELLARLGLEGHLTHRPSQLSGGQQQRVSIARALMNGGEVILADEPTGALDTASGKEVMRILLELHAAGHTVILVTHDPKVAANAERIIEVSDGEILSDRANERDTTQLLSEEPVAPKAPASRRLVASLGLFKEAFAMAWVALISHRMRTLLTMLGIVIGITSVVSISAVGEGAKNYVLKDIAAIGSNTIDVYPGSSYGDKRAAAIETLTPDDVTALNQLYYVDSATPMIGRSLLLRYRNIDLDAQVNGVSDQYFKVRGIKMAAGIPFSTSDARRQAQVVVIDHNTRQRLFGQDVDPLGQVILIGNLPCTVIGVAAEDKSLFASGKTLNVWVPYETAAGRVLGQRYLDSISVRMKDGQPSKVVEAHVTQLLLQRHGTKDFFTNNLDSVLQTVQKTSRSLALLLSLIAVISLVVGGIGVMNIMLVSVTERTREIGIRMAVGARQSDIRQQFLVEAVMVCLLGGAIGISLSYAIGHLFSVFIKEWEMVFSLASVLTAVVCSTLIGIVFGFVPARNASRLDPIEALARD, from the coding sequence ATGACTGAGCCACTGTTACAGCTCACCGGCATTACCCGCAGCTTCACCGCTGGCGACCGCGAATTTCTCGCGCTGAAAAACATTAACCTGACGATCCATGCCGGGGAAATGGTGGCGATCATCGGCGCCTCGGGTTCTGGCAAATCGACGCTGATGAACATTCTCGGTTGCCTCGATTACGCCACCGCCGGCAGTTACAAGATCAACGGCCAGGAAACCCGCGATCTGGACAATCAGGCGCTGGCTGAGCTGCGCCGTGACTACTTTGGTTTCATCTTTCAGCGTTATCACCTGCTACCGCATCTGAGCGCGATGCACAACGTCGAGATGCCGGCGATTTACGCCGGCACACCGCAGCTTCAGCGCCATGCCCGCGCCCGCGAGTTATTGGCGCGACTGGGTCTGGAAGGACACCTGACGCATCGGCCGAGCCAGCTCTCCGGCGGTCAGCAGCAACGGGTGAGTATCGCCCGGGCCTTGATGAACGGCGGCGAAGTGATCCTCGCCGACGAGCCGACCGGCGCCCTCGACACCGCCAGTGGCAAAGAGGTGATGCGCATCCTGCTGGAGCTGCACGCGGCGGGGCACACGGTGATTCTGGTGACCCACGACCCGAAAGTCGCCGCCAATGCCGAGCGCATCATCGAAGTCAGCGACGGCGAAATCCTCAGCGACCGTGCGAACGAACGCGACACCACGCAGCTGCTCAGCGAAGAGCCGGTGGCACCGAAAGCGCCTGCGTCACGGCGCCTGGTGGCCAGCCTCGGTTTGTTCAAAGAGGCGTTTGCCATGGCCTGGGTGGCGTTGATCTCGCACCGCATGCGTACCTTGCTGACCATGCTCGGCATCGTCATCGGCATCACTTCGGTGGTGTCGATTTCGGCGGTCGGCGAGGGCGCGAAGAACTACGTGCTCAAGGACATCGCGGCCATTGGCAGCAATACCATCGATGTCTATCCCGGCAGCAGTTACGGAGACAAGCGTGCCGCCGCCATCGAAACCCTGACGCCTGACGATGTCACCGCGCTGAATCAGTTGTATTACGTCGACAGCGCCACGCCGATGATCGGCCGCAGCCTGTTGCTGCGCTACCGCAATATCGACCTGGATGCGCAGGTCAATGGCGTCAGCGATCAGTACTTCAAAGTGCGCGGGATCAAAATGGCCGCCGGTATTCCATTCAGCACAAGCGATGCACGGCGCCAGGCACAGGTGGTGGTCATCGATCACAACACCCGTCAGCGCCTGTTCGGCCAGGATGTCGACCCGTTGGGCCAGGTGATCCTGATCGGCAACTTGCCGTGTACGGTGATCGGCGTGGCCGCTGAGGATAAAAGCCTGTTTGCTTCAGGCAAGACCCTCAACGTCTGGGTGCCTTATGAAACAGCGGCCGGGCGGGTGTTGGGCCAGCGTTATCTGGACAGCATCAGCGTGCGCATGAAGGACGGCCAGCCGAGCAAAGTGGTGGAAGCGCATGTCACCCAACTGTTGCTGCAACGCCACGGCACCAAGGACTTCTTCACCAACAACCTCGACAGCGTCTTGCAGACCGTGCAGAAAACCAGCCGCTCGCTGGCGTTGCTGCTGTCGCTGATTGCGGTGATTTCTTTGGTGGTTGGTGGTATCGGGGTGATGAACATCATGCTGGTGTCAGTGACCGAACGGACTCGCGAGATCGGCATTCGTATGGCGGTGGGGGCACGGCAGTCGGACATTCGTCAGCAGTTTTTGGTGGAGGCGGTGATGGTTTGTTTGTTGGGCGGGGCGATCGGGATCTCACTGTCGTATGCCATCGGGCATTTGTTTTCGGTGTTTATCAAGGAGTGGGAGATGGTGTTTTCGCTGGCCTCGGTGCTGACGGCAGTGGTGTGCTCGACGTTGATCGGGATTGTGTTTGGCTTTGTGCCGGCGCGGAATGCTTCGCGGCTTGATCCGATTGAGGCGTTGGCGCGAGATTGA
- a CDS encoding DUF6124 family protein: MFKATPNPPDTDPIPYDAALEPQNIKEATERAISFYLNPSALKTSKPTRKTGKIYLIDPTVDDETLLVEAYESLSSASDMARDLADSIDSPHRKKMLILQQVIMLSELVVSRVLDNRRLPN; this comes from the coding sequence ATGTTCAAAGCCACGCCGAACCCTCCGGACACCGATCCAATCCCCTACGACGCCGCCCTCGAACCTCAAAACATCAAAGAGGCCACAGAACGAGCGATCAGTTTCTACCTCAATCCTTCCGCGCTCAAAACCTCAAAGCCCACCCGCAAAACCGGCAAGATCTACCTGATCGACCCTACCGTCGACGACGAAACCCTGCTCGTTGAAGCCTACGAATCGCTGTCCTCGGCCAGTGACATGGCCCGCGACCTTGCCGACTCGATCGACAGCCCTCACCGCAAGAAAATGCTGATCCTGCAACAGGTGATCATGTTGAGTGAATTGGTGGTGAGTCGCGTCCTCGACAACCGGCGCTTGCCCAACTAA
- a CDS encoding helix-turn-helix transcriptional regulator, protein MNSHLFPHIGKVIASTGSRHFPRMLHDLILTQLAVDATHIRQMRVEPVGRASSRHEPEPLKEPALLAETVFSEHSAAAHHLQNPPAATSADASQLHLTRRKDGYRYVISVYRNGESQRFSAQERSLLQDISPVLLPMVEKHINALQPATPDPQTPSEAAEGNGLETLRLRFDERLVQLGLSLSNRETEVCVGLLAGRTAPELAEQLALKVNTVESYLKRAAIKLGISGRHSLMRWMYSPLETSASSAA, encoded by the coding sequence ATGAATTCACACTTGTTCCCCCACATCGGCAAGGTCATCGCCAGCACCGGCAGCCGGCACTTCCCGCGCATGCTGCATGACCTGATCCTGACGCAACTGGCAGTAGACGCCACGCACATCCGGCAGATGCGTGTCGAACCGGTGGGCCGCGCATCGAGTCGCCATGAGCCGGAGCCGCTGAAAGAGCCGGCCCTGCTCGCCGAAACGGTGTTTTCCGAACACAGTGCGGCGGCCCACCATTTACAGAATCCGCCAGCCGCGACCAGCGCAGACGCCTCGCAACTGCACCTGACCCGGCGCAAGGACGGCTACCGCTACGTGATTTCGGTGTACCGCAACGGCGAGTCGCAGCGCTTTTCCGCGCAGGAGCGCAGCCTGTTGCAGGACATTTCCCCAGTGCTGCTGCCGATGGTGGAAAAACACATCAACGCCCTGCAACCAGCCACTCCTGATCCGCAAACCCCGTCCGAAGCAGCCGAAGGTAATGGCCTGGAAACATTGCGCCTGCGCTTCGACGAACGCCTGGTGCAACTGGGGCTGAGCCTGTCGAACCGCGAAACCGAAGTGTGCGTCGGCCTGCTCGCCGGCCGCACGGCGCCGGAACTGGCTGAACAGTTGGCGTTGAAGGTCAACACCGTGGAGAGCTATCTGAAACGGGCGGCGATCAAGCTGGGCATCAGCGGGCGGCATTCGTTGATGCGCTGGATGTATTCGCCGTTGGAGACGTCGGCGTCGAGTGCGGCGTGA
- a CDS encoding IS3 family transposase (programmed frameshift), whose translation MTRRYFSTDFKRDAACLVLDKDYSVSEACEAMGVGPTALRRWVEQLRQERNGKTPERSKAMTPDQQRIQELEAKIRRIEREKENLKKGYSSLDVGFPRSIRLVEELSELYPRTELCGVFGINRSSYYDRLKQGTKVDVERDRLKIKAVELHQQSRGSMGARGLSEALRNEKESVGRYMARSLMREIGLKSQQRRRHRYKPSGAEAQYAPNHLERKFNVEAPNQVWCGDVTYIWAGTYWVYLAAVLDLHARRIVGWAMSRSPDSALTCQALKVAFESRGRPENLMFHSDQGCHYSSKMFRETLSDMRIKQSMSRRGNCWDNAPMERFFGSLKSEWIPKAGYRNEDEASTDVLRYLTHYYNRIRLHSHNGYRTPVAMEALAA comes from the exons TTGACTAGACGGTACTTTTCGACAGATTTCAAACGGGACGCGGCTTGCTTGGTACTGGATAAAGATTATTCAGTAAGTGAGGCCTGCGAAGCGATGGGGGTGGGCCCGACCGCTCTGCGCCGCTGGGTTGAGCAGTTGCGCCAGGAGCGCAACGGCAAGACGCCCGAAAGATCCAAAGCCATGACACCCGATCAACAACGCATTCAGGAACTGGAAGCAAAAATCCGACGGATTGAGCGTGAGAAAGAAA ATCTTAAAAAAGGCTACAGCTCTCTTGATGTCGGATTCCCTCGATCGATAAGGCTGGTCGAGGAGTTAAGCGAGCTATATCCAAGAACCGAGTTGTGCGGTGTGTTTGGAATCAACCGCAGCAGTTATTACGACCGGTTGAAACAGGGCACAAAAGTTGATGTTGAACGCGATCGCCTCAAGATCAAGGCTGTTGAACTGCATCAGCAAAGTCGCGGTTCGATGGGCGCGCGAGGCCTGTCAGAGGCGTTGCGTAACGAAAAGGAGTCTGTAGGTCGCTACATGGCTCGTAGCCTGATGCGCGAAATTGGATTAAAGAGCCAGCAACGGCGCAGGCATCGTTACAAACCCAGCGGCGCGGAGGCTCAATACGCCCCTAACCATTTGGAGCGTAAATTCAACGTCGAGGCGCCCAATCAAGTGTGGTGTGGCGACGTGACTTACATCTGGGCGGGTACTTACTGGGTTTATCTGGCTGCGGTACTTGATCTGCATGCCCGACGCATCGTCGGCTGGGCGATGTCCCGAAGCCCGGATTCAGCACTAACCTGTCAAGCCTTGAAGGTGGCTTTCGAGTCGCGAGGACGGCCTGAAAACTTAATGTTCCATTCGGATCAGGGCTGTCATTACAGCAGCAAAATGTTCCGTGAAACGTTGTCGGACATGCGGATAAAACAAAGCATGAGTCGACGGGGAAACTGCTGGGATAACGCTCCGATGGAACGTTTCTTTGGCAGTTTGAAATCTGAATGGATACCCAAGGCCGGCTACCGAAACGAAGACGAAGCCAGTACCGATGTGTTGCGCTACCTGACCCACTATTACAATCGGATCAGGCTGCACAGCCACAACGGTTATAGGACTCCGGTAGCCATGGAGGCCCTGGCGGCATGA
- the macA gene encoding macrolide transporter subunit MacA encodes MEKSKLRKVGMGLAFVAVAGLAFYAVQAPAEAPQYLTAPVERSDIENAVLATGLLEGIKQVDVGAQVSGQLKSLKVKVGDKVKKGQWLAEIDPLVLQNTLRQAQVDEENLQAQKRATQAQLRQTKAIYERYKNLQDDASISRQDFETAESDYQVQQANLMSLDAQIKSAHIQIDTAKVNLAYTRIVAPIDGDVVGVVTQEGQTVIANQLAPILLKLADLDTMTVKAQVSEADVIHIAPGQEVYFTILGEDKRYYGKLRGTEPAPQNFLETPPAGTPKQNSAVFYNALFEVPNPDHRLRISMTAQVRIVLDTAKSVLTVPVAALGPRNADGSFPVRVLDAKGHAQSRNVQTGINNNVKVQINDGLAEGDRVVIGDPVTNVAGT; translated from the coding sequence ATGGAAAAGTCGAAGTTGCGCAAAGTCGGTATGGGTTTGGCGTTTGTGGCCGTAGCGGGATTGGCGTTCTACGCGGTGCAGGCACCGGCCGAGGCGCCGCAGTACCTGACCGCGCCGGTTGAGCGCAGTGACATCGAAAACGCGGTGCTGGCCACCGGGTTGCTCGAAGGCATCAAACAAGTGGACGTCGGCGCGCAAGTGTCCGGGCAATTGAAGTCGCTCAAGGTCAAGGTCGGCGACAAGGTGAAGAAAGGGCAGTGGCTGGCGGAAATCGATCCGCTGGTATTGCAGAACACCCTGCGTCAGGCCCAGGTCGATGAGGAAAACCTGCAAGCGCAAAAGCGCGCCACGCAGGCTCAACTGAGGCAGACCAAAGCCATTTACGAGCGCTACAAGAACTTGCAGGACGACGCGTCGATCTCGCGCCAGGATTTCGAAACCGCCGAGTCGGATTATCAGGTGCAGCAGGCCAACCTGATGTCGCTGGATGCGCAGATCAAAAGTGCGCATATCCAGATCGACACGGCCAAGGTCAATCTGGCGTACACGCGGATTGTCGCGCCGATCGATGGCGATGTGGTCGGCGTGGTCACTCAAGAAGGCCAGACGGTGATCGCCAACCAACTGGCGCCGATCCTGCTGAAACTGGCGGATCTGGACACCATGACGGTCAAGGCGCAAGTCTCCGAAGCCGATGTGATTCACATTGCCCCGGGGCAGGAGGTGTACTTCACCATTCTCGGCGAGGACAAACGTTATTACGGCAAGCTGCGCGGCACAGAACCGGCGCCGCAAAACTTCCTCGAAACACCGCCCGCCGGCACGCCGAAGCAGAACAGCGCGGTGTTCTACAACGCGTTGTTCGAGGTTCCCAATCCCGACCATCGCCTGCGCATTTCGATGACGGCGCAGGTGCGCATCGTCCTCGACACTGCCAAGTCAGTGCTGACGGTACCCGTGGCGGCGCTCGGCCCGCGCAACGCCGATGGCAGTTTTCCGGTACGGGTGCTGGACGCCAAAGGCCACGCGCAGTCGCGCAATGTGCAGACCGGGATCAACAACAACGTCAAAGTGCAGATCAATGACGGCCTGGCGGAAGGTGATCGCGTGGTGATCGGTGACCCTGTAACGAACGTGGCGGGGACATGA
- a CDS encoding DUF6124 family protein — translation MSKTPDPPVTAANIMAKPYTPNAMFRVNPQTDTESLLANACESLASASVMLADFAGMLEGPNRQTLLGIAQVVMLGKLAVNQALDHAVGLPSP, via the coding sequence ATGTCCAAGACACCCGATCCGCCGGTTACTGCGGCCAACATCATGGCCAAGCCCTATACGCCCAACGCTATGTTCCGGGTCAACCCGCAAACCGATACCGAATCCCTGCTGGCAAACGCCTGTGAATCGCTGGCATCCGCCTCGGTCATGCTTGCTGATTTTGCCGGGATGCTGGAGGGGCCCAATCGCCAGACCCTGCTGGGTATTGCGCAAGTGGTGATGTTGGGGAAATTGGCGGTGAATCAGGCATTGGATCATGCCGTGGGATTGCCCTCACCCTAA
- a CDS encoding MFS transporter: MAADLDRRNNLSLDSLNFFLADVRDGLGPYLAIYLLAVHHWEPASIGLVMTIAGVAALITQTPAGAWVDNSRRKRALIAIAALLVTGSCLLLPFVTSFTWVALTQTLSAMAASIFAPAICAITLGMTGPRAFTRRTGRNETFNHAGNACAALLAGVFAYLFGPVAVFYLMAAMALASVIAIACVSPQAINHDLARGLDPADAGHRQPSGLSVLLGNRPLLLFAICCALFHLANAAMLPLVSQKLAQANLQMATPLTSACIVAAQLVMVPAALLVGAKADLWGRKPLLLAGFLILPVRGVLYTLSDDAYWLVAVQMLDGVGAGLFGALFPIMVKDLTQGTGHFNVSLGALTTAFGLGAALSNGLAGFVVQEAGYSAAFLTLAGIAAVAVVLLGLGVPETQHSGRQAETGVVEAAAES, translated from the coding sequence GTGGCCGCTGATCTCGACCGCCGAAACAACCTGTCTCTGGACAGCCTGAACTTTTTCCTCGCTGACGTGCGCGACGGCCTCGGCCCCTATCTGGCCATTTACCTGTTGGCGGTGCATCACTGGGAGCCGGCCAGCATTGGCCTGGTGATGACCATTGCCGGGGTCGCCGCGCTGATCACCCAGACCCCCGCCGGCGCCTGGGTCGACAACAGCCGGCGCAAACGTGCGTTGATTGCGATCGCCGCGCTGCTGGTGACCGGCAGTTGCCTGCTGCTGCCGTTCGTGACGTCCTTCACTTGGGTGGCGTTGACGCAAACCCTGAGTGCGATGGCCGCCTCGATATTCGCCCCGGCCATTTGTGCGATTACCCTGGGCATGACCGGGCCGCGAGCGTTTACGCGACGAACCGGCCGCAACGAAACCTTCAATCATGCCGGCAATGCCTGCGCCGCCCTGCTGGCCGGGGTGTTCGCTTATCTGTTCGGCCCGGTGGCGGTGTTCTATCTGATGGCAGCCATGGCGCTGGCCAGCGTCATCGCCATTGCCTGCGTTTCGCCGCAAGCCATTAATCATGATCTGGCCCGCGGACTCGATCCCGCCGACGCCGGTCACCGCCAGCCTTCCGGTTTATCCGTGTTGCTCGGCAACCGACCGCTGCTGCTGTTCGCCATTTGCTGTGCGCTGTTCCACCTCGCCAATGCGGCGATGTTGCCGCTGGTGAGTCAAAAACTCGCGCAAGCCAATTTGCAGATGGCCACCCCGCTGACCTCCGCCTGCATCGTGGCGGCGCAGTTGGTCATGGTGCCGGCGGCATTACTGGTCGGGGCCAAAGCCGATCTGTGGGGACGCAAACCGCTACTGCTGGCCGGTTTTCTGATCCTGCCGGTGCGCGGCGTGCTCTATACGCTGTCGGACGATGCCTATTGGCTGGTCGCGGTGCAGATGCTCGACGGCGTTGGCGCGGGTCTGTTCGGCGCCTTGTTTCCGATCATGGTCAAAGACCTCACCCAAGGCACCGGACACTTCAACGTCAGCCTCGGCGCACTGACGACGGCCTTCGGGCTGGGCGCGGCGCTGAGCAACGGCCTCGCCGGGTTCGTGGTGCAGGAGGCCGGTTACAGCGCGGCGTTTCTGACCCTGGCCGGTATTGCGGCCGTGGCGGTTGTCCTGCTGGGGCTCGGGGTGCCGGAAACCCAGCACAGTGGTCGTCAGGCTGAAACCGGGGTGGTCGAGGCCGCAGCAGAATCCTGA